One Candidatus Culexarchaeum yellowstonense genomic region harbors:
- a CDS encoding DUF1512 domain-containing protein, whose translation MGHEIFVRFIFAVSSSIFDDSTNNFIITSALFLIYAFILAFLNQRLQTYLWLREAESSLKRLQLFASKSKEIVIKKINEVGKPNFDPSPSIESFLDFFVIEPTSLDPYGIVNKFRHILDVRNERFESFIKQIAPNVPQNYVPNLEGLMETAIGLNELYRLVRHYFILGKKTKNMLFIMQLQMNLPIIMRYAEAYFNATHAFSSGKPIGDGVGALVASKLMHGKQVNRITNKTVFSEFEYNGRKLIVIKAEGPGAEVGEIDDAIERIINIYGGGISRIIMIDAALKLEGEKTGQIAEGVGVAIGGTGVEKFKIEDIATKYEIPLDALIIKMSLEEAITTMKKDLVDAAENTVKRVLNIVDTRTSKGDSIIIVGVGNTMGIL comes from the coding sequence ATGGGTCATGAAATCTTTGTAAGATTTATATTTGCAGTTTCCTCCAGCATATTTGATGATTCTACAAATAACTTCATAATTACCTCTGCCCTTTTCTTGATATATGCATTCATCTTGGCATTTTTAAATCAAAGGTTACAAACATACCTTTGGTTAAGAGAAGCTGAATCATCCCTAAAGAGGTTACAGCTTTTTGCATCAAAATCTAAGGAAATCGTCATTAAAAAGATAAACGAAGTAGGAAAGCCAAACTTTGACCCATCCCCTTCAATAGAAAGTTTTTTAGACTTTTTTGTAATAGAACCAACTTCATTAGACCCATATGGCATCGTAAATAAATTCAGACATATATTGGATGTTCGGAATGAAAGATTTGAATCTTTCATCAAACAAATAGCTCCAAATGTACCGCAAAATTACGTACCCAATCTAGAAGGTTTGATGGAAACAGCTATTGGTTTAAACGAGTTATACAGATTAGTTAGGCATTACTTTATATTAGGCAAGAAAACTAAGAACATGCTATTTATCATGCAACTTCAAATGAATTTGCCCATAATAATGCGCTACGCAGAAGCTTATTTCAATGCTACTCATGCGTTTTCTAGTGGGAAACCTATAGGTGATGGTGTAGGTGCACTTGTAGCATCAAAATTAATGCATGGTAAGCAAGTAAATCGCATAACTAACAAAACAGTATTCTCAGAATTTGAATATAATGGCCGAAAATTGATAGTGATTAAAGCTGAAGGACCTGGTGCAGAAGTTGGTGAAATAGATGATGCCATAGAGCGAATAATAAACATATATGGGGGTGGGATTTCACGTATAATAATGATCGATGCGGCTTTAAAACTTGAAGGTGAAAAAACAGGACAAATAGCTGAAGGTGTAGGAGTAGCTATTGGAGGTACTGGTGTTGAGAAATTTAAGATAGAAGATATAGCAACTAAATATGAAATTCCCTTAGACGCATTAATTATAAAGATGTCTTTAGAGGAAGCTATAACGACCATGAAGAAGGATCTAGTCGACGCTGCTGAAAATACTGTGAAAAG